A single genomic interval of Aureliella helgolandensis harbors:
- a CDS encoding PVC-type heme-binding CxxCH protein, with product MDNSRLHSTTVPGAVLQFCTAAASHGLAVLLASVCLCCPAFAQATSLFDGRSLNGWEHDADHWRVENGAIVGEIPKGQSLKKNTWIVWRGGELQDFDLRLQVKLTGAASANSGIQIRCQVDEIDHVSGYQADLDQGQTWLGRIYDEHGRGLIVERGQRVHIAPDGTRNVQVLAPAEAYSVLFRDREWNDYRIVAIGERISIFVNGTLFADLVDQEIDQRDLAGSLAFQLHSGPETRVEFRNIELEQLEAEDTRLGNFTVKSAKSNTLNDGGITPLAADGTSMNFDFESGDLSDWSVVGDAFQGQPIRDDGIASRWPQQISNKRGEFFIAGFENIRDAGTGTLTSTTFEVTSPFASYLVGGGKSRSTRVELVLPVNADGEEEVISEHAGNQREQMQRVLVDLRAYQNAKIAIRLVDESTGGWGHLNFDDFRFHQESDLKERGWNIPGANVAAPDSQNLLTSELASDNHGHAPTAFADSQPAPEQTVGNPLLQHLIPNPVSEQANGTIRQMRVPEGFSVDLIAAEPLLHQPIAFTFDAKGRLWVVEGHSYPNKRPEGEGLDRVLIFSDQDANGTFETRKVFYEGLNLVSGMQVGFGGVWIGAAPELLFIPDRNGDDQPDGPPEVLLDGFGYADTHETLNSFMWGPDGWLYGNQGVFNQSLVGKPGSTDKQRNHLAAGIWRYHPTRKEFEVFAHGGSNQWGLDFNEYGQLFMTHCRSYWGGGPTTHVIQGGHYWNQINGGYASFISPNPIADMPEMRNFLLASARYGHGEGGAGKRGTRAVYGGHSHVGTMIYLGDNWPAEYRNQLFTHNLHGHRINRQENRREGSGYNTVHAGTDVLLCGDPQYVAVDLQYGPDGAVYTSDWYDPRHCHSPNNEQWDRGNGRIYRMKYNATYTPAKVDYTQVADSELIAAQLHSNEWHVRMARLVLTERAVTGNVDQSAIQELRKMATSHADETRRLRALWCLHAIAEIDLEIARELINDQSEYLRAWVVQLLAEDATLPGNLEFEDLLIDLASREHSLFVRQYLASATSRLSQPTAWTILEQLATQPDNAVDRNLPLLIWQQLAERMADNLPRAIALADSTKIPVLKNYILWYAPQLSAAGRDAVAERLASSRGNERVQLLSLFSVGLQGMRGLQQPAAWTAIANALYDSKDASTRQAAQNLGATFGDEALFDQMRITLAAEDSTTESKAHALSILASDLPAGTWAKLPAVADNTTADGSRASSSAALRAEAAEIKNVSHQNALLLMSALDTPELAVAAIRQLKSYNDPRVASELISRLPVWQGETSEIAMETLCSRVPWAKQLLAAFESKRIDKGKLTAFYARQMSNLGDEQIVSQLTKLWGKLGESSAETKSAIENLVAQYSEAPLWAYSRSAGEGHFKTLCASCHVKSDLSQRIGPKLEGSGSKGIHYIVENILDPNAVIGKDFQARQILTIDGLIVTGVIIKETDSAVTVRTANATQTIARDDIEEIVISKTSFMPQGLLGTLNDQQQLELLKYLMSK from the coding sequence ATGGATAATAGCCGCCTGCATTCAACCACAGTGCCTGGAGCAGTCCTTCAATTCTGTACAGCGGCCGCAAGCCACGGTCTTGCTGTGCTGTTAGCGAGCGTATGTCTTTGTTGTCCCGCCTTCGCGCAGGCAACCAGCCTGTTTGACGGGCGGTCGCTAAATGGCTGGGAGCATGACGCAGATCATTGGCGAGTAGAAAACGGTGCGATTGTTGGAGAAATCCCCAAGGGGCAGTCGCTCAAGAAGAATACGTGGATTGTCTGGCGTGGCGGCGAGCTTCAGGATTTCGATTTGCGTTTGCAGGTAAAACTGACTGGCGCAGCTTCCGCGAACTCGGGAATTCAGATTCGGTGTCAGGTTGATGAGATCGATCACGTTTCGGGCTATCAGGCCGACCTTGATCAAGGCCAGACGTGGCTTGGCCGCATTTATGATGAACACGGACGCGGATTGATCGTCGAACGGGGCCAACGAGTTCACATTGCCCCAGACGGCACGAGAAACGTACAAGTCCTCGCCCCCGCTGAAGCATATTCGGTGCTATTTCGTGATCGCGAATGGAACGATTACCGCATTGTCGCAATAGGCGAGAGGATCTCCATTTTCGTCAACGGAACACTCTTTGCTGACTTGGTTGATCAGGAAATAGACCAGCGAGACTTGGCGGGTTCACTGGCTTTTCAACTACACAGCGGACCTGAAACTCGCGTCGAGTTTCGCAACATAGAACTCGAGCAGTTGGAAGCAGAGGACACGCGTCTGGGCAACTTCACCGTTAAATCAGCCAAGTCAAACACTCTCAACGACGGCGGAATCACGCCGCTTGCGGCGGACGGCACTTCAATGAATTTCGATTTTGAATCAGGTGACCTTTCAGATTGGAGCGTCGTAGGAGACGCCTTTCAGGGGCAACCGATTCGCGACGATGGGATTGCATCGCGCTGGCCTCAGCAGATCAGCAACAAACGAGGAGAGTTTTTCATTGCGGGTTTTGAGAATATTCGCGACGCTGGAACCGGCACGCTGACGTCGACCACCTTTGAAGTGACCTCGCCATTTGCAAGTTATCTTGTTGGGGGTGGGAAAAGTAGATCGACTCGTGTGGAGTTGGTACTACCCGTCAACGCAGATGGTGAGGAAGAAGTAATTTCGGAACATGCCGGCAATCAACGCGAGCAAATGCAGCGTGTATTGGTTGACTTGCGAGCTTATCAAAATGCCAAGATTGCGATTCGACTGGTCGATGAGTCGACGGGCGGTTGGGGCCATTTGAACTTTGACGACTTTCGCTTTCATCAAGAAAGTGATTTGAAGGAGCGCGGCTGGAATATTCCCGGCGCAAACGTGGCTGCGCCAGACAGCCAGAATCTTTTGACAAGTGAGTTGGCGTCTGATAACCACGGTCACGCGCCGACGGCGTTTGCCGATAGCCAGCCTGCTCCCGAGCAAACAGTGGGCAATCCGCTATTGCAGCACCTCATCCCCAATCCCGTCAGCGAGCAAGCGAACGGCACGATCCGTCAAATGCGGGTCCCCGAGGGGTTTTCCGTCGATCTAATTGCAGCCGAGCCGCTTTTGCACCAGCCAATCGCCTTCACATTCGACGCCAAGGGGCGGTTGTGGGTGGTCGAAGGCCACTCGTATCCGAATAAACGCCCGGAGGGCGAAGGCCTCGATCGTGTACTGATTTTTTCGGATCAGGACGCAAACGGTACTTTTGAAACACGCAAAGTGTTTTACGAAGGTTTGAATTTGGTCAGCGGAATGCAAGTTGGGTTTGGCGGCGTGTGGATTGGTGCAGCGCCGGAGCTGCTGTTCATTCCCGATCGCAATGGCGATGACCAGCCTGACGGTCCTCCTGAAGTACTGCTGGATGGATTTGGATATGCCGACACCCACGAAACGCTAAACAGTTTCATGTGGGGGCCCGACGGATGGCTATATGGGAATCAAGGTGTGTTCAATCAGTCGCTGGTGGGCAAACCAGGTTCTACCGACAAGCAGCGCAACCACTTGGCGGCAGGAATCTGGCGGTACCATCCGACGCGCAAGGAGTTCGAGGTTTTTGCACACGGCGGAAGCAATCAATGGGGACTCGACTTTAATGAATATGGGCAACTGTTCATGACTCATTGCCGCAGCTATTGGGGCGGCGGCCCGACGACACATGTGATTCAGGGTGGGCACTATTGGAATCAGATTAACGGTGGATACGCATCGTTCATTTCGCCGAATCCGATTGCGGACATGCCTGAGATGAGAAACTTCTTACTTGCATCAGCGCGCTATGGGCATGGAGAGGGCGGTGCTGGGAAGCGGGGGACGCGAGCCGTCTACGGCGGGCATTCGCATGTCGGCACGATGATTTACCTGGGAGACAACTGGCCTGCTGAATATCGCAATCAACTGTTTACCCATAACTTACACGGACACCGGATCAACCGTCAGGAAAACCGGCGTGAGGGCAGTGGGTACAACACGGTCCACGCTGGCACAGACGTATTGCTTTGTGGAGACCCACAATACGTGGCCGTCGATTTACAGTACGGCCCTGATGGCGCCGTTTACACCAGCGACTGGTACGACCCGCGGCACTGCCACAGCCCCAACAATGAACAGTGGGATCGAGGAAACGGTCGAATATACCGAATGAAGTACAATGCCACGTACACTCCAGCGAAGGTCGATTACACTCAAGTGGCGGATAGCGAACTGATTGCCGCTCAATTGCATTCCAATGAATGGCATGTACGAATGGCACGGCTGGTGCTTACCGAACGAGCTGTTACTGGCAATGTAGATCAGTCCGCGATTCAGGAACTACGGAAAATGGCCACCTCGCATGCTGACGAGACACGACGTCTGCGAGCGTTGTGGTGTCTGCATGCAATTGCAGAAATCGATCTTGAGATCGCGAGGGAGCTGATCAACGATCAAAGCGAGTATCTACGAGCTTGGGTAGTGCAACTGCTGGCTGAGGATGCAACGTTGCCTGGCAACCTTGAATTCGAAGACTTGCTCATCGATCTCGCCTCCCGCGAACACTCACTGTTTGTTCGGCAATACCTCGCTTCAGCAACCAGTCGCCTCAGCCAACCTACTGCTTGGACGATCCTTGAACAGTTGGCAACTCAGCCCGACAATGCTGTCGACCGAAACCTGCCTTTACTCATTTGGCAGCAACTGGCCGAGCGAATGGCTGATAATTTGCCGCGTGCGATTGCACTCGCGGACTCTACGAAGATTCCTGTACTCAAGAACTACATCCTGTGGTATGCACCGCAACTCTCTGCAGCTGGGCGAGATGCAGTGGCCGAACGATTGGCTAGTTCAAGGGGTAATGAGCGCGTTCAACTCTTGTCCCTTTTTTCGGTAGGACTGCAGGGTATGCGAGGCTTGCAGCAACCCGCAGCATGGACGGCGATCGCGAATGCGCTCTATGATTCGAAAGATGCAAGTACGCGTCAGGCGGCTCAAAATTTGGGAGCAACGTTTGGCGATGAAGCACTCTTCGATCAGATGCGCATCACTCTCGCGGCCGAAGATTCGACGACAGAATCAAAAGCTCACGCGTTATCTATCCTGGCGAGTGACTTGCCGGCTGGAACTTGGGCCAAGCTTCCAGCAGTCGCGGACAACACGACAGCGGATGGATCGCGGGCAAGCAGCTCAGCAGCACTTCGGGCGGAAGCAGCCGAAATCAAGAATGTTTCGCATCAAAACGCCTTATTGTTAATGTCAGCGCTCGATACTCCCGAACTGGCCGTCGCGGCGATCCGACAGCTCAAATCTTACAACGATCCGCGCGTCGCTTCTGAGCTCATTTCTCGATTGCCAGTTTGGCAGGGAGAAACCAGCGAAATTGCGATGGAAACCTTATGCAGCCGTGTTCCTTGGGCCAAACAATTGCTCGCTGCTTTCGAGTCAAAGAGAATCGATAAAGGCAAGCTAACCGCCTTCTACGCGCGTCAAATGTCGAACCTTGGAGACGAACAGATCGTTAGCCAATTGACCAAACTTTGGGGCAAGCTTGGCGAATCTTCAGCAGAGACAAAATCCGCTATCGAAAATTTGGTCGCTCAATACAGTGAGGCTCCCTTGTGGGCATATAGTAGGTCTGCTGGCGAAGGTCACTTCAAAACACTCTGCGCAAGTTGCCATGTCAAATCAGATCTCTCACAGAGAATCGGCCCGAAACTCGAGGGGTCCGGCTCTAAAGGGATCCACTATATCGTTGAGAACATTCTCGATCCGAATGCGGTTATCGGGAAGGATTTCCAGGCGCGCCAGATTCTCACCATCGATGGACTTATCGTGACCGGAGTCATTATTAAGGAAACAGATTCTGCGGTGACTGTCCGCACGGCGAACGCAACTCAGACGATCGCGCGGGATGACATCGAGGAGATCGTGATTTCCAAGACGTCGTTCATGCCGCAAGGTCTACTGGGCACTTTGAACGACCAACAACAACTTGAATTACTCAAGTACTTAATGAGCAAATGA
- a CDS encoding Gfo/Idh/MocA family protein, translated as MAGLNNVAMVGLGFGSEFIPIYQAHEGTNVLAACRRNATELNKVCDEFGIERRYTNYDDVLADPEVDFVHINSPIVDHAWMSLRALDTGKHVICTVPMATSIEECRQIVKKVNETGLKYMMAETVVYSREFLFIKQLYEAGELGVIQHLAASHPQDMDGWPEYWKEMIPMHYATHVVSPCLGLIDGLAESVSCFGSGKVRDEIAQKSGSRFAVQSCHIKVQHSDVVAHVWRSLYDVARQYRESFDVYGTKKSFEWTLIENEPHVIHTAKKSEPEIPARVEVPDFAHLLPESIRRFTMPAEIHDADHLSFIQGGGHGGSHPHIVNEFVSALQQGRDPWPNAVISANWTCVGICAHESAMKGGEVVRLPDFTLGPSEQ; from the coding sequence ATGGCAGGACTCAACAACGTTGCAATGGTGGGGCTTGGATTTGGCTCCGAGTTCATTCCGATTTACCAGGCTCACGAGGGCACGAACGTATTGGCAGCGTGTCGCCGAAACGCGACAGAGCTGAACAAGGTTTGTGATGAATTTGGCATCGAGCGTCGCTACACGAACTACGACGACGTACTTGCGGATCCTGAAGTCGATTTCGTTCACATCAATAGTCCAATTGTTGACCATGCGTGGATGTCGTTGCGGGCGCTGGATACCGGTAAACACGTGATATGTACCGTACCGATGGCGACATCGATCGAGGAATGTCGCCAAATCGTCAAAAAGGTAAACGAGACCGGCCTGAAGTACATGATGGCCGAGACGGTCGTCTACAGTCGCGAATTCCTTTTTATCAAGCAGCTTTACGAGGCTGGTGAACTGGGCGTCATCCAGCATCTGGCGGCTTCGCACCCGCAAGACATGGATGGATGGCCGGAGTATTGGAAAGAGATGATTCCGATGCACTATGCGACTCACGTCGTCAGCCCCTGCCTTGGACTGATCGATGGCCTGGCTGAGTCGGTAAGCTGTTTTGGTTCCGGCAAGGTTCGAGATGAAATAGCCCAAAAGTCAGGGAGCCGTTTTGCAGTCCAATCCTGCCACATCAAGGTACAGCACTCAGACGTCGTAGCACATGTATGGAGAAGCCTCTATGACGTGGCTCGACAATACCGAGAAAGCTTTGATGTTTATGGGACGAAAAAAAGTTTCGAGTGGACGTTGATCGAAAACGAACCGCATGTGATTCATACGGCCAAGAAAAGTGAACCTGAAATTCCCGCAAGGGTTGAAGTCCCCGACTTTGCGCATTTGCTCCCCGAGTCCATTCGGAGATTCACGATGCCCGCAGAAATTCATGACGCGGATCATCTATCGTTTATCCAGGGAGGTGGTCATGGCGGCTCGCATCCTCACATTGTCAATGAGTTCGTGAGTGCGTTGCAGCAAGGGCGAGATCCTTGGCCCAATGCTGTCATCAGCGCCAACTGGACTTGCGTTGGAATTTGTGCACACGAGTCCGCAATGAAAGGCGGCGAAGTCGTAAGACTACCGGATTTCACCTTAGGACCGTCGGAACAATAA
- a CDS encoding AraC family transcriptional regulator gives MHRRSVALLVETSNAYARGLLEGVVDYVRQHDAWSIYLPEQERGAAPPAWLSRWSGDGIIARIETDAIATAIQETSLPVVDVSAARRLPNIPWVETDDKSIAELAFKHLADRGFQRFAYCGDPIFNWSIWREKRFVDFVIEAGYECDVYQSKDRSAPQFSWTSERDRLMKWMEQLPKPIGIMACYDIMAQRLLDVCHEQNIAVPEEAAIIGVDNDHLLCNLSNPPLTSIECDSRKTGYEAASLLDRLMSGEAIGEKAIRVEPVCIETRLSTDTLAIDDPIVAKVVRYIREHASAGINVSDLLPLVPWSRRVLESRFQKILGRTPHEEITRIRLDRVKHLLRNTDLTLSSIARQVGYEHEEYLSAMFKKQTGMTASDYRSSF, from the coding sequence ATGCACCGCCGAAGCGTCGCCTTGCTTGTCGAGACATCAAATGCTTACGCCAGAGGTCTTCTCGAAGGTGTTGTCGATTATGTGCGCCAGCATGATGCGTGGTCGATTTATCTACCTGAGCAGGAGCGCGGCGCGGCGCCTCCAGCATGGCTTTCACGGTGGAGTGGTGATGGAATCATTGCACGTATTGAAACGGATGCCATCGCCACTGCAATTCAAGAGACTAGTCTACCGGTAGTCGACGTAAGCGCCGCGCGCCGCTTGCCCAACATACCTTGGGTTGAAACAGACGATAAATCAATTGCAGAGCTTGCATTCAAGCATCTCGCTGATCGAGGATTTCAGCGCTTCGCCTACTGCGGAGATCCCATTTTTAATTGGTCAATCTGGCGAGAGAAACGTTTTGTGGATTTCGTAATCGAGGCTGGATACGAATGCGACGTGTACCAGTCGAAGGATCGTAGTGCTCCTCAATTCTCCTGGACGAGTGAACGCGATAGATTGATGAAGTGGATGGAGCAACTCCCCAAGCCAATTGGCATAATGGCCTGCTATGACATTATGGCTCAGCGTCTGCTTGACGTATGTCACGAACAGAATATCGCCGTTCCTGAAGAGGCGGCAATCATTGGAGTGGACAATGATCATCTACTTTGCAATCTATCCAATCCACCACTTACTAGTATCGAGTGCGATTCTCGAAAAACGGGCTACGAGGCAGCCTCGTTACTCGATCGATTGATGTCTGGCGAAGCAATCGGTGAAAAGGCCATTCGCGTGGAACCTGTATGCATTGAAACGAGACTCTCCACAGACACCCTCGCGATTGATGATCCGATCGTGGCAAAGGTTGTTCGCTATATCCGCGAGCATGCGAGTGCAGGAATCAACGTTAGCGATTTGTTACCGCTTGTGCCCTGGTCTCGCCGAGTCCTGGAAAGCCGGTTTCAAAAAATCCTTGGCCGGACACCTCACGAAGAGATCACGCGAATTCGGCTGGACCGCGTCAAACATCTTCTCCGAAATACTGACTTGACACTCTCGTCGATCGCTAGACAAGTTGGTTATGAGCACGAAGAGTACCTCTCAGCCATGTTTAAGAAACAAACTGGAATGACTGCCAGTGACTATCGCAGTTCCTTCTAG
- a CDS encoding family 16 glycosylhydrolase: MKPNLLLAFFLLLFAMNWTASTSCAASESDDLSAECLPHTDPANIGEWQLQDAFSDEFNDDTLSSIWHVQGKDDGEGAYYNANQGRNSQFIPEAISQSEGILRIKSHWNPSFPFAKGYGVPPITTGALISKKLLKYGYMEIRCRVGKSPMSGAFWAVGNGVNDGNRGELDIFEHVGQGWDAQKDNTDISTTMQMSIHNWNRAINENLGNRRHWTQKHSLGFDVTDGMHVYAADWTEDYIKFYVDGALVRTLSKEEADDVKLNGHGAWVIDNEQRVWIDCELFDWEGRVSELKADMFGEEAVFEVDYVRVWKRGAGGNHKHDEHGANLVANGNFATNLDGWNTQGLVAIQDVSNWKYWKDNNPSLDPNAMQIGAGGTGAANQVISVEPNSKYILTAYLRTPGTTGTLEPSNLRIKPVVFHEGWFGVEDYGGSRLTRKLFHNWFQSYSIEFTTGSSDRTATIFFNNTESQRGGLMHVDGVTVVKVQDLRRIRDPALPNGKTE, encoded by the coding sequence ATGAAACCCAATTTATTGCTTGCGTTCTTCCTGCTCCTATTCGCTATGAATTGGACGGCTTCTACCAGCTGTGCAGCATCTGAGTCGGATGACCTTAGTGCAGAGTGCCTTCCTCATACTGATCCCGCAAACATCGGGGAGTGGCAGTTGCAGGATGCGTTCAGCGATGAGTTCAATGACGATACACTTTCAAGTATTTGGCATGTGCAGGGCAAGGATGATGGGGAAGGCGCATACTACAACGCAAACCAAGGAAGAAACTCGCAGTTCATTCCAGAAGCGATCTCCCAAAGCGAGGGGATACTCAGGATCAAGTCCCACTGGAATCCGAGCTTCCCATTCGCCAAGGGATATGGCGTTCCTCCGATTACCACCGGCGCGCTGATCAGTAAGAAACTTCTAAAATACGGCTATATGGAAATCAGATGTCGTGTCGGAAAGAGTCCGATGTCCGGTGCCTTCTGGGCCGTAGGCAATGGCGTTAATGATGGCAATCGTGGAGAGCTGGATATATTTGAACACGTCGGACAGGGTTGGGATGCTCAGAAGGACAATACGGATATCTCAACGACCATGCAAATGTCGATTCATAATTGGAATCGAGCAATCAATGAAAATCTCGGCAATCGAAGGCACTGGACCCAGAAACACTCCCTCGGATTTGACGTCACGGATGGAATGCATGTCTACGCAGCCGACTGGACGGAAGACTACATTAAATTCTATGTCGATGGCGCTTTGGTCCGTACGCTGAGCAAAGAGGAAGCTGACGACGTTAAACTTAACGGGCATGGTGCATGGGTTATCGACAATGAACAGCGAGTGTGGATTGATTGTGAGCTATTCGATTGGGAGGGCCGTGTGTCAGAGCTGAAGGCTGACATGTTTGGCGAAGAGGCCGTCTTTGAAGTGGACTATGTTCGTGTTTGGAAACGGGGGGCGGGAGGCAATCATAAGCATGACGAACATGGAGCAAATCTGGTTGCCAACGGTAACTTTGCGACGAATCTAGATGGTTGGAATACACAGGGACTGGTTGCCATTCAAGATGTTTCCAATTGGAAGTATTGGAAAGACAACAATCCTTCCCTGGACCCCAACGCAATGCAAATAGGTGCGGGTGGTACCGGAGCAGCCAACCAAGTGATTTCGGTAGAACCGAATTCCAAATACATCCTAACGGCGTACCTCCGGACTCCAGGGACTACAGGAACATTAGAACCATCCAACCTTAGAATCAAGCCAGTCGTCTTTCACGAAGGATGGTTCGGCGTTGAGGACTATGGGGGCTCCAGACTCACTCGCAAGCTATTTCACAATTGGTTTCAGTCCTACAGCATCGAATTCACGACTGGCAGCAGCGATAGGACGGCAACCATATTTTTTAACAATACAGAGTCGCAGCGAGGCGGGCTGATGCATGTTGACGGGGTAACCGTTGTGAAGGTGCAAGACCTTCGGAGAATACGTGACCCCGCTCTACCGAATGGAAAGACCGAATAA
- a CDS encoding IS701 family transposase, which produces MDIATSFMPLLQVFTAAMTEPTAQSFKQFVAGWIFAPRRNITGALRAIDPTKHHSAYHRIFAGARWSIDQVGLAMFDLVVKLTDQQHCYLVGDDTLIHKTGLKIYGTGMHRDASQSSSGFTSFRWGHCWVVLCVLVPSRKDPTRKYAIPVLMRLYLNTKTNKKLRRKHRKKTDLMLEMIQLLTQHAGEKSLHFLGDSAYTGGRMLEQIPSGMHVTGRIGKDARLCEGPRPKKPGRGRPPRRGPVLPKPTEMLATKGLRRTTINLYSQSSFHVRITSVVCRLYLAPEREVKVVAVEHLRGGRGIEVFYSTNVNLSEEEILQRFSFRWPVETTFQEAKGHLGLGEPQNRVRAAVRRTTPSMFYLYGLIVLWHEHVRPEPGPFIRMWRGKRHASFADMLATLRRDSVEETRQSIFSAGRLPPAAQKLIKPLEVLLSLAA; this is translated from the coding sequence ATGGACATTGCAACATCTTTCATGCCACTTCTGCAAGTCTTTACTGCCGCGATGACTGAGCCAACCGCACAGTCCTTCAAGCAATTCGTCGCAGGATGGATCTTCGCACCTCGCAGGAATATCACTGGGGCGCTTCGAGCGATTGATCCCACCAAACATCACAGCGCCTATCACCGTATCTTTGCCGGAGCGAGGTGGTCAATCGACCAAGTGGGACTGGCAATGTTCGATCTCGTCGTCAAGCTCACCGATCAGCAACATTGCTATCTTGTCGGCGACGATACCCTGATTCACAAGACAGGCTTGAAAATCTACGGCACAGGGATGCACCGGGATGCCAGCCAAAGTTCCAGTGGCTTCACGTCGTTTCGCTGGGGCCACTGCTGGGTCGTACTGTGTGTCTTAGTCCCTTCACGAAAAGATCCGACGCGAAAGTACGCGATCCCGGTTTTGATGAGGCTCTATCTGAACACCAAGACCAACAAAAAGCTACGTCGCAAGCATCGCAAGAAGACCGACTTAATGCTCGAGATGATCCAACTGTTGACCCAGCATGCGGGCGAGAAATCCCTGCATTTCCTGGGTGACTCGGCTTACACCGGTGGTCGCATGCTGGAGCAAATCCCCAGCGGCATGCATGTCACCGGTCGCATTGGCAAAGACGCCAGACTCTGTGAAGGTCCACGACCCAAGAAACCCGGGCGAGGCCGTCCACCACGACGTGGACCGGTGCTGCCCAAGCCGACCGAGATGTTAGCGACCAAGGGACTTCGTCGTACCACGATCAACCTGTACAGCCAATCGAGCTTTCATGTTCGGATCACGTCGGTGGTCTGCCGGTTGTACCTTGCCCCTGAACGAGAAGTCAAAGTGGTCGCGGTGGAGCACCTTCGCGGCGGGCGGGGAATCGAAGTTTTCTACAGCACCAATGTCAACTTGAGCGAAGAAGAAATCTTGCAGCGGTTCTCTTTTCGTTGGCCGGTCGAGACGACGTTCCAAGAAGCCAAGGGTCACCTCGGTCTGGGCGAACCGCAGAACCGAGTCCGCGCAGCGGTTCGCCGCACGACGCCATCAATGTTCTATCTGTATGGTCTGATTGTGTTGTGGCACGAACACGTCCGGCCAGAGCCTGGTCCATTCATACGAATGTGGCGTGGCAAACGCCATGCATCGTTCGCGGATATGCTCGCGACGCTGCGTCGCGATTCAGTCGAGGAAACACGACAATCTATTTTCTCAGCCGGTCGTTTACCGCCAGCGGCTCAGAAATTAATCAAGCCCCTGGAAGTTCTGCTGTCACTCGCAGCTTAA